A window from Streptomyces genisteinicus encodes these proteins:
- a CDS encoding SDR family NAD(P)-dependent oxidoreductase, translating to MTMTAPADARYVEALRTLVKENDRLKTRNRELSVAGHEPVAVVGMACRLPGGIDSPDALWDLVSAGGDGISDFPADRGWDLGALYDPDSRTEGTSYSRQGGFVHDAGNFDADFFGISPREAQAMDPQQRLVLEASWEAIERAGIAPRGVRGTPVGVYVGAASSGYGTGVPVAEEAAGYALTGTATSVLSGRIAYSLGLEGPAVTVDTACSSSLVALHLAMQALRRGECTLALAGGVTVIATPAAFVEFSRQRGLARDGRCKAFAAAADGTGWSEGVGMVLLEKLSDARRNGHRVLAVLRGSAVNSDGASNGLTAPNGPAQRRVVLDALAAARLSAAEVDAVEGHGTGTTLGDPIEAKALLATYGRDRDGGEPLWLGSLKSNIGHTQAASGVAGVIKMVQAMRHRVLPRTLHVDAPSPHVDWSAGAVELLTQNRPWPDTGRPPRAGVSSFGVSGTNAHVILEGPPAEEAAATGPGAGPGAESGAESGAESGTGAAAESGALPGAAPSVVPWVLSGRDAVALRAQAERLHDHVTARPSLTAADLAVSLATTRSPLDHRAVVLGADRAELLDGLRALAASGTAPQAVTDVARAGRTAFLFSGQGSQWAGMGQGLETFPVFADAFAAACRAAGLDAGACGDGTALERTGTTQRALFALEVALFRLAESWGLVPRHLVGHSVGELAAAHCAGVLSLEDAGTLVAARARLMDALPEGGAMLAVELAEDGLDLPGGVDLAAVNGPASVTVSGDAQAITALEERLRADGVRVKRLAVSHAFHSHLMEPMLDEFAAVARSLTYQAPAIPLVATAPGDMAGADYWVDQVREPVRFADAVRTLRDKGVTRFVEVGPDGVLTAAVRACLDADEDVACVALQRSGREPVAAWWRGVAAAHAAGAALDWAPAAAGWGGRVVDLPTYAFQREHYWSVPPAPGSGGAENRRYAETWEPLPETGAPVLHGTWQILADPADLPAGPADASADPAGFSAASGEQAADAYGALAAWCAEALRAHGATVTVGTVPDPAADGLLLPYDPRPHPAHPGLSRGLSALPGAVREDGAPVWAVTRDAVSAGDGEAADPGAAQLWAMGRVAALERPHRWGGALDLPEHPGADAARHLAAVLAGAHRGEDQLAVRAGGLLARRLAPKPPRPATPWRPTGTVLVTGGTGALGAHVARWLAGRGAPHLVLAGRRGPDAPGMAELTAELTAAGTAVTVAACDVGDRTALDALLAEHPPTAVVHAAGSGDFGTLADASQEDIARVLAAKVTGALHLDDALRDTDLDAFVLFSSVAGVWGSGGQGAYAAANAALDAIALRRAARGLPATAVAWGPWAGGGMAGAADTADYLRRRGLRALDPAQALDALAAAVDGGDVTVAVADVDWSRFVPAITSVRPQRLFDRLTVTAPQAGAGGPAGERAAGADSATVNRLAALTDRERRRELAGLVRGHVAAVLGHRDVDAVGPRRAFTDLGFDSLTAVELRDRLAAATGLALPTTAVFDHPTPEALAHHLDDLVRGTGGDEDATGTGRPAADAEPVAIVGMACRFPGDIDSPDALWRLVAEGRDGISGFPGDRGWDTERLYDPEGGAGASYVREGGFLRDVTEFDARFFGLSPREALAMDPQQRLVLQTAWEAFEHAGIDPEALRGSDTGVFAGTNGQDYPVLLAGDPDVSEGHQGAGNAAAVLSGRVAYSFGFEGPTLTVDTACSSSLVALHLAVRALRAGECSMALAGGVTVMSTPTAFVEFSRQLGLASDGRCKPFAAAADGTGWGEGVGLLLVERLSDARRHGHRVLAVVRGSAVNQDGASNGLSAPSGPAQRRVIRRALADADLRPADVDAVEAHGTGTRLGDPIEAQALLATYGQDRDEPLWLGSLKSNIGHTQAASGVAGVIKMVQAMRHGTLPATLHVDAPTPEADWSAGAVELLTEARAWPETGRPRRAGVSSFGVSGTNAHVVLESVPADLPQDPADGPAGAEPSAEAAPLLPLLLSARTADALPAQAERLREALAGQTPADVAYSLATTRSMLEHRAVVLAADAGSAAAALGDLGTAVVGRAASDAPGLAFLFSGQGAQRAGMGRELYEAFPVFAEAFDAVCARVDVEWPLRDVVFGEDAELLARTAYTQPALFAVEVALFRLVESWGVTPDVLVGHSIGELAAAHVAGVLSLDDACALVSARGRLMEALPEGGAMLAVELAEEGLELPEGVDLAAVNGPTSVTVSGDAAAVDGLEERLRADGVRVKRLTVSHAFHSHLMEPMLADFAAVAKSLTYQAPAIPLVATAPGDMATPDYWVSQIREPVRFADAIASLDDVGVLLEIGPDGVLSALVPHIAEDAAAVPALRSGHGERAALLRALAGLHVRGVPVDWVALLAPAGGRRIELPTYAFARERYWPSVSARPGDVVSAGLGETGHPVLAAGVELAGDGGLVFAGRLSVRTHPWLAGHRVHGRIVVPGTAFVDLAVRAGDQAGCDHLDELVLHTPLVVAGEESVQLQVLVQAPDEDGARPFTVHSRLPDGTGWYGGPWTRHASGTLRAADAATVPAASRPQDGGEAVALDGLYPALAGAGLEYGPVFQGLRGVRRVGEDLWAEVVLPEPAHADAGRFGVHPALLDAALHALAVRAAGADGPAGPPGLPFSWSRVTLAASGATTLRVRLTPRGDDGVELLALDPEGRTVLTAERVVLRPLAAEAPADAAPATRPVHRVDWVPLPEPAHTPAAWTVVGPDPYGAADGLAALGADCVRADDIASARAGLLLVTSAPADGTGGLDDTEARVSAMLATVQEFLARPDTDATLVLLTRGAVQADPGDDLPDVSGAAVRGLLRSVQSENPGRVLLVDADADPWAALATAPGTDEPELAVRGGRLYAARLVPVTDRTLQVPEGAWRVGVSVRGAVENVGLVAAPDAVAPLGRGEVRVEVRAAGVNFRDVLNVLGMYPGEVAVGGEAAGVVVEVGPGVSGCVVGDRVLGFFGGAMGPLAVTDERLVAVVPSGWSFVEAASVPIAFATAYYALVDLAGLGAGERVLVHAVAGGVGMAAVQVARHLGAEVFGTASPGKWGVTGLGADRLASSRDVLFEGVFRERTGGRGVDVVLNALAGEFVDASARLLVPGGRFVEMGKADVRDAGSLPGCVYRAFDLGEAGPERIGEILREVLRLFGEGVFVLPPVRVFDVRRAADAFRFVSAARHVGKVVLSLPRVWDGSGTVLVTGGTGALGALTARHLVQRGCRDLLLLSRRGPEAEGAAELTAELRELGADVTVAACDITDPGALSDAVRGRRITSVFHVAGVLDDGVATTLTPGRVAPVLAAKVTAARHLHELLPDAGEFVLYSSVSAALGTPGQANYAAANAYLDALARHRQARGLPALSLAWGPWDVGAGMTGTLTDAARERAARSGLPPVTAAAGTALLDAAMAGAHPAVLPGAVDAAAFTGRPEVPHLLRGLVRGPRRTAASPAAEAGFADRLRALPADERARVVLERVRTEAAAVLGFAAADAVEQDRPFKDLGFDSLTAVELRNRLGAVTGVRLPATLVFDHPTPEALAERLGAELVPPAPGAADALMAGLDELEKSDDELSPGDRSRLRVRLSALLARWADDQGAPDADADEVRDADLAAATEEDIFALIDSELETP from the coding sequence CTGACCATGACCGCGCCCGCCGACGCACGTTACGTCGAAGCCCTGCGCACGCTGGTCAAGGAGAACGACCGGCTCAAGACCCGCAACCGCGAACTGTCCGTCGCCGGGCACGAGCCGGTCGCCGTCGTCGGGATGGCCTGCCGGCTGCCCGGCGGCATCGACTCGCCCGACGCGCTGTGGGACCTGGTGTCCGCGGGCGGCGACGGGATCAGCGACTTCCCCGCCGACCGCGGCTGGGACCTCGGGGCCCTCTACGACCCGGACTCGCGCACAGAGGGCACCTCCTACTCGCGCCAGGGCGGCTTCGTGCACGACGCGGGCAACTTCGACGCGGACTTCTTCGGCATCTCCCCGCGCGAGGCGCAGGCGATGGACCCGCAGCAGCGGCTCGTCCTGGAGGCCTCCTGGGAGGCGATCGAGCGGGCCGGGATCGCGCCCCGGGGCGTCAGGGGCACGCCCGTCGGCGTGTACGTCGGCGCCGCGTCCTCCGGCTACGGCACCGGTGTGCCCGTCGCCGAGGAGGCGGCGGGGTACGCCCTGACCGGCACGGCGACCAGCGTCCTCTCCGGCCGGATCGCGTATAGCCTCGGTCTGGAGGGGCCCGCGGTCACCGTGGACACGGCGTGCTCGTCGTCCCTCGTGGCGCTCCATCTGGCGATGCAGGCGCTGCGCCGGGGCGAGTGCACCCTGGCGCTCGCCGGCGGCGTGACCGTGATCGCGACCCCGGCCGCGTTCGTCGAGTTCAGCCGGCAGCGCGGGCTGGCCCGCGACGGCCGCTGCAAGGCGTTCGCCGCCGCGGCGGACGGCACCGGCTGGAGCGAGGGCGTCGGCATGGTGCTGCTGGAGAAGCTGTCCGACGCGCGGCGCAACGGGCACCGGGTGCTGGCCGTGCTGCGCGGCTCGGCGGTCAACTCGGACGGCGCGTCCAACGGGCTCACCGCCCCCAACGGGCCCGCGCAGCGGCGCGTGGTGCTGGACGCGCTGGCCGCCGCCCGGCTCTCGGCCGCCGAGGTGGACGCGGTGGAGGGCCACGGCACCGGAACCACCCTCGGCGACCCGATCGAGGCCAAGGCCCTGCTCGCCACCTACGGCAGGGACCGCGACGGCGGGGAGCCCCTGTGGCTCGGCTCGCTGAAGTCCAACATCGGGCACACCCAGGCCGCTTCCGGCGTCGCCGGGGTCATCAAGATGGTGCAGGCGATGCGGCACCGTGTGCTGCCCCGCACCCTGCACGTGGACGCGCCCAGCCCGCACGTGGACTGGTCGGCGGGCGCGGTGGAACTGCTCACGCAGAACCGGCCGTGGCCCGACACCGGGCGTCCGCCGCGGGCGGGCGTCTCCTCGTTCGGGGTGAGCGGCACCAACGCGCACGTCATCCTGGAGGGCCCGCCGGCCGAGGAGGCCGCGGCGACGGGGCCCGGTGCGGGCCCCGGAGCGGAGTCGGGCGCGGAGTCCGGTGCGGAGTCCGGCACCGGTGCCGCGGCGGAGTCCGGGGCGCTGCCGGGCGCCGCGCCGTCCGTGGTGCCCTGGGTGCTCTCCGGCCGCGACGCGGTCGCGCTGCGGGCCCAGGCGGAGCGGCTGCACGACCACGTCACCGCCCGCCCCTCGCTCACCGCCGCCGATCTCGCCGTCTCCCTCGCCACCACCCGGTCCCCGCTCGACCACCGCGCCGTCGTCCTCGGCGCCGACCGCGCCGAACTGCTGGACGGGCTGCGCGCGCTGGCCGCGTCCGGCACCGCGCCGCAGGCCGTCACGGACGTCGCGCGCGCGGGACGCACCGCCTTCCTCTTCTCGGGGCAGGGCTCCCAGTGGGCCGGCATGGGACAGGGCCTGGAGACCTTCCCGGTCTTCGCGGACGCCTTCGCGGCGGCGTGCCGGGCGGCCGGGCTGGACGCCGGGGCGTGCGGCGACGGCACGGCGCTGGAACGGACCGGCACCACCCAGCGCGCGCTGTTCGCGCTGGAGGTGGCGCTGTTCCGGCTCGCCGAGTCCTGGGGTCTGGTCCCCCGTCACCTGGTCGGCCACTCGGTCGGCGAACTGGCCGCCGCGCACTGCGCCGGCGTGCTGTCGCTGGAGGACGCCGGCACGCTCGTCGCCGCGCGGGCGCGGCTGATGGACGCACTGCCCGAGGGCGGCGCGATGCTGGCCGTGGAGCTGGCCGAGGACGGTCTCGACCTGCCCGGGGGCGTGGACCTGGCCGCCGTCAACGGGCCCGCGTCCGTGACGGTCTCCGGTGACGCGCAGGCGATCACGGCACTGGAGGAGCGGCTTCGCGCGGACGGCGTACGGGTCAAGCGGCTCGCGGTGTCGCACGCGTTCCACTCGCATCTGATGGAGCCGATGCTCGACGAGTTCGCGGCCGTCGCGCGGTCCCTGACCTACCAGGCCCCGGCGATCCCGCTGGTCGCCACCGCGCCGGGGGACATGGCGGGCGCGGACTACTGGGTGGACCAGGTCCGCGAGCCCGTCCGCTTCGCCGACGCCGTGCGGACGCTGCGGGACAAGGGCGTCACCCGCTTCGTGGAGGTGGGCCCCGACGGGGTGCTCACCGCCGCCGTCCGCGCCTGCCTGGACGCGGACGAGGACGTGGCCTGCGTCGCCCTCCAGCGCTCCGGCCGCGAGCCCGTCGCCGCCTGGTGGCGCGGTGTCGCCGCCGCGCACGCCGCCGGGGCGGCGCTCGACTGGGCGCCGGCCGCGGCAGGATGGGGCGGCCGGGTCGTCGATCTGCCGACGTACGCCTTCCAGCGCGAGCACTACTGGTCCGTGCCGCCCGCTCCCGGGAGCGGGGGCGCGGAGAACCGGCGGTACGCCGAGACCTGGGAACCGCTGCCGGAGACCGGGGCCCCCGTGCTGCACGGCACCTGGCAGATCCTGGCCGACCCCGCGGACCTTCCGGCGGGTCCCGCGGACGCTTCGGCGGACCCCGCGGGCTTTTCGGCCGCTTCCGGGGAGCAGGCCGCCGACGCGTACGGGGCGCTGGCCGCCTGGTGCGCCGAGGCCCTGCGCGCGCACGGGGCGACCGTCACCGTCGGCACCGTGCCCGACCCCGCCGCCGACGGACTGCTCCTCCCGTACGACCCGCGCCCGCACCCCGCGCACCCGGGGCTGTCGCGCGGACTCTCCGCGCTCCCCGGCGCGGTGCGCGAGGACGGCGCACCCGTCTGGGCGGTCACCCGGGACGCCGTGTCGGCCGGGGACGGCGAGGCCGCCGACCCGGGCGCCGCGCAGCTGTGGGCGATGGGCCGGGTGGCCGCCCTGGAGCGGCCGCACCGCTGGGGCGGCGCGCTCGATCTGCCGGAGCACCCCGGCGCGGACGCCGCGCGTCACCTCGCCGCCGTGCTCGCCGGCGCACACCGGGGTGAGGACCAGCTCGCCGTCCGCGCGGGCGGCCTCCTCGCCCGCCGGCTCGCGCCGAAGCCGCCGCGCCCCGCCACGCCGTGGCGCCCCACGGGCACCGTGCTGGTCACCGGCGGCACCGGGGCGCTCGGCGCCCACGTCGCCCGCTGGCTCGCCGGCCGGGGCGCACCGCACCTGGTGCTGGCCGGCCGACGCGGCCCCGACGCACCGGGCATGGCCGAACTGACCGCCGAACTCACCGCGGCCGGGACCGCGGTCACCGTGGCCGCCTGCGACGTCGGCGACCGGACCGCCCTCGACGCGCTGCTGGCCGAGCACCCCCCGACCGCCGTCGTGCACGCTGCCGGCAGCGGCGACTTCGGCACCCTCGCCGACGCCTCGCAGGAGGACATCGCCCGGGTGCTGGCCGCCAAGGTCACCGGAGCGCTCCACCTCGACGACGCGCTGCGGGACACGGACCTGGACGCCTTCGTCCTGTTCTCGTCGGTCGCCGGCGTCTGGGGCAGCGGCGGCCAGGGAGCCTACGCGGCCGCGAACGCCGCCCTCGACGCGATCGCCCTGCGCCGCGCCGCCCGCGGACTGCCCGCCACCGCCGTGGCGTGGGGACCCTGGGCCGGCGGCGGCATGGCGGGCGCCGCCGACACCGCCGACTACCTGCGGCGCCGCGGTCTGCGCGCCCTGGACCCGGCGCAGGCGCTCGACGCCCTCGCCGCGGCCGTGGACGGCGGCGACGTGACCGTGGCCGTCGCCGACGTCGACTGGTCGCGCTTCGTGCCGGCGATCACCTCCGTGCGGCCGCAGCGGCTCTTCGACCGGCTCACCGTCACCGCGCCGCAGGCCGGAGCCGGCGGACCGGCGGGGGAGCGGGCCGCCGGTGCGGACTCCGCGACCGTGAACCGGCTCGCCGCGCTCACCGACCGGGAGCGGCGGCGCGAACTGGCCGGGCTGGTCCGCGGGCACGTCGCCGCCGTCCTCGGCCACCGCGACGTGGACGCGGTCGGTCCCCGCCGGGCCTTCACCGACCTGGGGTTCGACTCCCTGACCGCCGTCGAGCTCCGCGACCGGCTGGCCGCGGCCACCGGCCTCGCCCTGCCCACCACGGCCGTCTTCGACCACCCGACCCCCGAGGCGCTCGCCCACCACCTCGACGACCTGGTGCGGGGCACCGGCGGCGACGAGGACGCCACCGGGACCGGGCGCCCCGCCGCCGACGCCGAGCCCGTCGCCATCGTCGGCATGGCCTGCCGTTTCCCCGGCGACATCGACTCGCCGGATGCCCTGTGGCGTCTGGTCGCCGAAGGCCGCGACGGGATCTCCGGGTTCCCCGGCGACCGGGGCTGGGACACCGAGCGGCTGTACGACCCGGAGGGCGGTGCCGGCGCCTCGTACGTACGCGAGGGCGGATTCCTGCGCGACGTCACCGAGTTCGACGCCCGCTTCTTCGGCCTCTCGCCCCGCGAGGCGCTCGCCATGGACCCGCAGCAGCGGCTCGTGCTGCAGACCGCGTGGGAGGCGTTCGAGCACGCGGGCATCGACCCGGAGGCGCTGCGCGGCAGCGACACCGGGGTGTTCGCGGGCACCAACGGCCAGGACTACCCGGTGCTGCTCGCCGGCGACCCCGACGTCAGCGAGGGACACCAGGGCGCGGGCAACGCCGCGGCCGTGCTCTCCGGCCGGGTGGCCTACAGCTTCGGCTTCGAGGGGCCCACCCTCACCGTTGACACCGCGTGCTCGTCGTCGCTGGTCGCGCTGCACCTCGCGGTGCGGGCGCTGCGGGCGGGGGAGTGCTCGATGGCCCTCGCCGGCGGCGTCACCGTGATGTCGACCCCGACCGCCTTCGTGGAGTTCAGCCGGCAGCTCGGGCTCGCGTCCGACGGCCGCTGCAAGCCCTTCGCCGCCGCCGCCGACGGCACGGGCTGGGGCGAGGGCGTGGGCCTGCTGCTGGTGGAACGGCTCTCCGACGCCCGCCGCCACGGGCACCGGGTGCTCGCCGTGGTCCGCGGCTCCGCCGTCAACCAGGACGGCGCCTCCAACGGCCTGAGCGCACCGAGCGGACCGGCGCAGCGGCGGGTGATCCGCCGGGCGCTCGCCGACGCCGACCTGCGGCCCGCGGACGTGGACGCCGTCGAGGCGCACGGCACCGGCACCCGGCTCGGTGACCCGATCGAGGCGCAGGCCCTGCTCGCCACCTACGGCCAGGACCGCGACGAACCCCTCTGGCTGGGCTCTCTGAAGTCCAACATCGGCCACACCCAGGCCGCTTCCGGCGTCGCCGGAGTGATCAAGATGGTGCAGGCGATGCGGCACGGCACCCTGCCCGCGACCCTGCACGTCGACGCGCCGACACCCGAGGCCGACTGGTCGGCGGGCGCCGTCGAGCTGCTGACCGAGGCCCGGGCCTGGCCGGAGACGGGCCGGCCGCGCCGGGCGGGTGTCTCCTCGTTCGGCGTGAGCGGCACCAACGCGCACGTGGTCCTGGAGTCCGTCCCCGCCGACCTGCCGCAGGACCCCGCGGACGGCCCGGCGGGCGCCGAGCCGTCCGCGGAGGCCGCGCCGCTGCTGCCGCTGCTGCTCTCCGCCCGCACGGCGGACGCGCTGCCCGCGCAGGCGGAGCGGCTGCGCGAGGCCCTGGCCGGGCAGACGCCGGCCGATGTCGCGTACTCCCTGGCGACCACCAGGAGCATGCTGGAGCACCGAGCGGTCGTCCTCGCGGCGGACGCCGGGAGCGCGGCCGCCGCGCTCGGGGACCTCGGCACCGCTGTCGTCGGACGCGCCGCCTCCGACGCGCCGGGCCTGGCGTTCCTGTTCTCGGGGCAGGGTGCGCAGCGGGCCGGTATGGGCCGTGAGCTGTACGAGGCGTTCCCGGTGTTCGCGGAGGCGTTCGACGCCGTGTGCGCGCGGGTGGATGTCGAATGGCCTTTGCGGGACGTGGTGTTCGGCGAGGACGCGGAGCTGCTGGCGCGGACCGCGTACACGCAGCCCGCGCTCTTCGCGGTCGAGGTCGCGCTGTTCCGGCTGGTCGAGTCGTGGGGTGTGACCCCTGACGTGCTGGTGGGGCATTCGATCGGTGAGCTGGCTGCCGCGCATGTGGCGGGTGTGCTGTCGCTGGACGACGCGTGTGCACTCGTCTCGGCGCGGGGCCGGTTGATGGAGGCGCTGCCGGAGGGCGGCGCGATGCTGGCCGTGGAGCTGGCCGAGGAGGGCTTGGAGCTGCCGGAGGGCGTGGACCTCGCGGCGGTGAACGGGCCGACGTCGGTGACGGTGTCCGGTGACGCGGCCGCGGTCGACGGGCTGGAGGAGCGGCTGCGGGCGGACGGCGTGCGTGTGAAGCGGCTGACGGTCTCGCACGCGTTCCACTCGCACCTGATGGAACCGATGCTCGCCGACTTCGCGGCCGTGGCGAAGTCCCTGACCTACCAGGCCCCGGCGATCCCGCTGGTCGCCACCGCGCCCGGCGACATGGCCACCCCCGACTACTGGGTGTCGCAGATCCGGGAGCCCGTCCGCTTCGCCGACGCGATCGCCTCCCTCGACGACGTCGGCGTCCTCCTCGAGATCGGTCCCGACGGGGTGCTCTCCGCCCTCGTCCCGCACATCGCCGAGGACGCGGCCGCCGTCCCCGCCCTGCGCTCGGGCCACGGCGAGAGGGCCGCCCTGCTGCGCGCCCTCGCCGGGCTGCACGTGCGCGGAGTGCCGGTGGACTGGGTCGCCCTGCTCGCACCCGCCGGTGGCCGGCGGATCGAGCTGCCCACCTATGCCTTCGCCCGCGAACGCTACTGGCCGTCGGTGTCCGCGCGCCCCGGTGACGTGGTGTCCGCCGGACTGGGGGAGACCGGACACCCCGTCCTCGCCGCGGGTGTCGAACTCGCCGGCGACGGCGGTCTGGTGTTCGCCGGCCGGCTCTCCGTCCGCACCCATCCCTGGCTCGCCGGGCACCGGGTGCACGGCCGGATCGTGGTCCCCGGCACGGCCTTCGTCGACCTGGCGGTGCGCGCCGGCGACCAGGCGGGCTGCGACCACCTGGACGAGCTCGTCCTGCACACCCCGCTGGTCGTCGCGGGGGAGGAGTCCGTCCAGCTCCAGGTCCTCGTCCAGGCTCCGGACGAGGACGGCGCGCGGCCGTTCACCGTCCACTCGCGCCTCCCCGACGGCACCGGCTGGTACGGCGGTCCCTGGACACGGCACGCCTCCGGCACACTGCGCGCGGCGGACGCCGCGACCGTCCCGGCGGCCTCCCGGCCGCAGGACGGCGGCGAGGCCGTCGCCCTCGACGGGCTGTACCCGGCGCTGGCCGGTGCCGGGCTGGAGTACGGCCCCGTGTTCCAGGGGCTGCGCGGCGTCCGGCGCGTGGGGGAGGACCTGTGGGCCGAGGTCGTCCTGCCGGAGCCGGCCCACGCGGACGCCGGGCGGTTCGGGGTGCACCCGGCGCTGCTCGACGCCGCGCTGCACGCGCTCGCCGTCCGCGCGGCCGGGGCGGACGGTCCCGCCGGGCCGCCCGGACTGCCGTTCTCGTGGTCGCGGGTCACCCTCGCCGCCTCCGGCGCCACCACCCTGCGCGTGCGGCTGACGCCGCGCGGGGACGACGGGGTGGAGCTGCTGGCCCTCGACCCGGAGGGCCGTACGGTCCTCACCGCCGAACGGGTCGTGCTGCGGCCGCTCGCCGCCGAGGCCCCGGCGGACGCCGCGCCCGCGACCCGGCCGGTGCACCGGGTGGACTGGGTCCCGCTCCCCGAACCGGCGCACACCCCGGCCGCCTGGACCGTCGTGGGCCCCGACCCGTACGGCGCGGCCGACGGGCTCGCGGCGCTCGGCGCCGACTGCGTACGCGCCGACGACATCGCCTCCGCCCGGGCCGGGCTGCTGCTGGTCACCTCGGCGCCCGCCGACGGGACCGGCGGCCTGGACGACACCGAGGCCCGGGTCTCCGCGATGCTCGCCACCGTCCAGGAGTTCCTGGCCCGCCCGGACACCGACGCCACCCTGGTGCTGCTCACCCGCGGCGCCGTGCAGGCCGACCCCGGCGACGACCTGCCCGACGTGTCGGGCGCCGCCGTGCGGGGCCTGCTCCGCAGCGTCCAGTCCGAGAACCCCGGGCGGGTGCTGCTGGTGGACGCCGACGCCGACCCGTGGGCGGCGCTCGCGACCGCGCCCGGGACCGACGAGCCCGAACTCGCCGTGCGCGGCGGCCGGTTGTACGCGGCACGCCTGGTGCCCGTCACCGATCGCACCCTCCAGGTCCCCGAGGGGGCGTGGCGGGTGGGGGTGTCGGTGCGGGGTGCGGTGGAGAACGTGGGTCTGGTGGCGGCGCCTGATGCGGTGGCGCCGTTGGGTCGTGGTGAGGTGCGGGTGGAGGTGCGTGCGGCGGGGGTGAACTTCCGTGACGTGCTGAATGTGCTGGGGATGTATCCGGGTGAGGTGGCGGTGGGTGGTGAGGCCGCTGGTGTGGTGGTGGAGGTGGGGCCGGGGGTTTCCGGTTGTGTGGTGGGGGACCGGGTGTTGGGGTTCTTCGGTGGGGCGATGGGTCCGTTGGCGGTGACGGATGAGCGTCTGGTGGCGGTGGTGCCGTCGGGTTGGTCGTTCGTGGAGGCGGCGTCGGTGCCGATCGCTTTTGCGACGGCGTATTACGCGTTGGTGGATCTGGCGGGGTTGGGTGCGGGTGAGCGTGTGCTGGTGCATGCGGTTGCCGGTGGTGTGGGGATGGCTGCGGTGCAGGTGGCGCGTCATCTGGGGGCGGAGGTGTTCGGTACGGCGTCGCCCGGTAAGTGGGGGGTGACGGGGTTGGGTGCGGATCGGTTGGCGTCGTCGCGTGATGTGTTGTTCGAGGGGGTGTTCCGGGAGCGGACCGGTGGGCGTGGTGTGGATGTGGTGTTGAACGCGCTTGCGGGTGAGTTCGTGGATGCGTCGGCTCGGTTGCTGGTGCCGGGTGGGCGGTTCGTGGAGATGGGGAAGGCGGATGTGCGGGATGCGGGGTCGTTGCCGGGGTGTGTGTACCGGGCGTTCGATCTGGGTGAGGCGGGGCCGGAGCGGATCGGGGAGATTCTGCGTGAGGTTCTGAGGTTGTTCGGTGAGGGTGTGTTCGTGTTGCCGCCGGTGCGGGTGTTCGATGTGCGGCGGGCTGCGGATGCGTTCCGGTTCGTGAGTGCGGCGCGGCATGTGGGCAAGGTGGTGCTGTCGTTGCCGCGGGTGTGGGACGGGTCGGGGACGGTGCTGGTCACGGGTGGGACGGGGGCGCTGGGCGCCCTCACCGCCCGCCACCTCGTGCAACGGGGCTGCCGTGACCTCCTCCTGCTGAGCCGGCGCGGACCCGAGGCCGAGGGTGCGGCGGAGCTGACCGCCGAACTGCGGGAGCTGGGCGCCGACGTCACCGTCGCGGCCTGCGACATCACCGACCCCGGGGCCCTGTCCGACGCGGTGCGCGGACGGCGGATCACCTCCGTGTTCCACGTCGCGGGCGTCCTCGACGACGGCGTCGCCACCACCCTCACGCCCGGCCGCGTCGCCCCCGTGCTCGCGGCCAAGGTCACCGCGGCCCGTCACCTGCACGAGCTGCTGCCCGACGCCGGCGAGTTCGTCCTCTACTCGTCCGTCTCCGCGGCGCTCGGCACCCCCGGGCAGGCCAACTACGCGGCGGCCAACGCCTACCTGGACGCCCTCGCCCGCCACCGGCAGGCCCGCGGGCTGCCCGCGCTCTCCCTCGCCTGGGGGCCGTGGGACGTCGGCGCGGGCATGACCGGCACCCTCACCGACGCCGCCCGGGAGCGCGCCGCCCGCTCCGGCCTCCCGCCGGTCACCGCCGCGGCGGGGACGGCCCTGCTCGACGCGGCCATGGCCGGGGCCCACCCCGCCGTGCTGCCGGGCGCCGTGGACGCCGCCGCCTTCACCGGCCGGCCGGAGGTGCCGCACCTGCTGCGCGGCCTCGTCCGGGGTCCGCGGCGCACCGCCGCCTCCCCGGCCGCGGAGGCCGGCTTCGCCGACCGGCTGCGGGCGCTGCCCGCGGACGAACGCGCACGGGTGGTGCTGGAGCGGGTGCGGACCGAGGCGGCGGCCGTGCTCGGCTTCGCCGCGGCCGACGCCGTCGAGCAGGACCGGCCCTTCAAGGACCTCGGCTTCGACTCGCTGACCGCCGTGGAACTGCGCAACCGGCTCGGCGCGGTCACCGGCGTCCGGCTGCCCGCCACCCTCGTCTTCGACCACCCCACGCCCGAGGCGCTCGCCGAACGGCTCGGCGCCGAACTGGTGCCGCCCGCGCCGGGGGCGGCGGACGCGCTGATGGCCGGACTGGACGAACTGGAGAAGTCCGACGACGAGCTGTCCCCCGGCGACCGGTCCCGGCTGCGGGTGCGGCTCAGCGCCCTCCTCGCGCGGTGGGCGGACGATCAGGGGGCCCCGGACGCGGACGCCGACGAGGTGCGGGACGCGGATCTCGCGGCCGCCACGGAGGAGGACATCTTCGCCCTGATCGACAGCGAGCTGGAGACTCCGTGA